One genomic segment of Arachis duranensis cultivar V14167 chromosome 4, aradu.V14167.gnm2.J7QH, whole genome shotgun sequence includes these proteins:
- the LOC107483345 gene encoding uncharacterized protein LOC107483345 isoform X1, with protein sequence MASETSSSPKILLAKPGLVAGGPVTGKFSRGGAADDEAAQLRSRLPSVASLNLLSDSWDFHIDRFLPFLTENTDFTVIGVIGPSGAGKSTIMNEIYGFDSTSPGMLPPFSTQSEETRAMARHCSTGIEPRVSSERIILLDTQPVFSASVLAEMMRPDGSSTISVITGESLSAELAHEIMNIQLAILLASICHVVLVVSDGVHDDSMWHLMLTADLLKHGIPDPSLPASSLSQSSNLGLEKDYKVPEREEYMATPVFVHSKLHDQDFTPKNVVQLRRALLQYFKASSFAREHTGSKPGEQNTSHMDSGMLNMHAIPFKQKEENPRARHESYISALWKLRDQILSMKPPSFTRPVSEREWLKNSVKIWEQIKSSPTILDYCRTLQHSGMFRR encoded by the exons ATGGCTTCTGAAACATCTTCTTCTCCGAAGATCCTTCTAGCAAAGCCTGGGCTCGTCGCCGGCGGTCCCGTCACCGGTAAATTTTCCCGTGGCGGAGCCGCCGACGATGAAGCTGCGCAGCTCCGTTCTCGTCTTCCTTCCGTTGCATCCCTCAACCTTCTCTCCGATTCCTGGGATTTCCACATCGATCGCTTTCTCCCT TTTTTGACTGAGAATACTGATTTCACTGTGATTGGGGTGATTGGGCCATCTGGAGCTGGAAAATCAACTATTATGAACGAAATTTATGGTTTTGATTCAACTTCACCTG GGATGCTACCACCTTTTTCCACACAGTCTGAAGAGACCAGAGCCATGGCAAGGCATTGTTCTACTGGCATTGAACCTAGGGTATCTTCTGAACGTATTATTCTTCTTGATACTCAG CCTGTGTTTAGTGCTTCGGTTTTAGCCGAGATGATGAGACCGGATGGCTCTTCGACGATTTCAGTGATAACTGGAGAATCACTGTCAGCTGAATTGGCTCATGAGATTATGAATATTCAG CTTGCTATTCTACTTGCATCTATATGCCATGTTGTGCTGGTGGTGTCAGATGGAGTTCATGATGATAGCATGTGGCATTTGATGTTGACG GCTGACTTGTTGAAGCATGGGATACCAGACCCATCCTTGCCGGCTTCATCACTTTCACAGAGCTCTAATTTGGGGCTTGAAAAAGATTACAAAGTTCCTGAACGTGAAGAGTACATGGCTACCCCTGTGTTTGTACACAGCAA GTTGCATGATCAAGACTTTACTCCCAAAAATGTTGTGCAGTTGAGAAGGGCACTTTTGCAGTATTTCAAAGCATCCTCATTTGCGAGAGAACACACTGGAAGCAAGCCAGGGGAACAAAATACAAGTCATATGGATTCTGGCATGCTAAATATGCATGCGATCCCATTCAAGCAAAAGGAAGAAAATCCAAGAGCTCGGCATGAAAGTTACATATCTGCATTATGGAAATTACGGGATCAG ATTTTATCGATGAAGCCGCCATCTTTCACGAGACCTGTGTCTGAGCGTGAATGGTTGAAGAATTCAGTCAAGATATGGGAACAAATAAAGAGTTCCCCAACCATATTGGATTACTGCAGAACACTACAACATTCTGGCATGTTTAGGAGGTAG
- the LOC107483345 gene encoding uncharacterized protein LOC107483345 isoform X2, producing MASETSSSPKILLAKPGLVAGGPVTGKFSRGGAADDEAAQLRSRLPSVASLNLLSDSWDFHIDRFLPFLTENTDFTVIGVIGPSGAGKSTIMNEIYGFDSTSPGMLPPFSTQSEETRAMARHCSTGIEPRPVFSASVLAEMMRPDGSSTISVITGESLSAELAHEIMNIQLAILLASICHVVLVVSDGVHDDSMWHLMLTADLLKHGIPDPSLPASSLSQSSNLGLEKDYKVPEREEYMATPVFVHSKLHDQDFTPKNVVQLRRALLQYFKASSFAREHTGSKPGEQNTSHMDSGMLNMHAIPFKQKEENPRARHESYISALWKLRDQILSMKPPSFTRPVSEREWLKNSVKIWEQIKSSPTILDYCRTLQHSGMFRR from the exons ATGGCTTCTGAAACATCTTCTTCTCCGAAGATCCTTCTAGCAAAGCCTGGGCTCGTCGCCGGCGGTCCCGTCACCGGTAAATTTTCCCGTGGCGGAGCCGCCGACGATGAAGCTGCGCAGCTCCGTTCTCGTCTTCCTTCCGTTGCATCCCTCAACCTTCTCTCCGATTCCTGGGATTTCCACATCGATCGCTTTCTCCCT TTTTTGACTGAGAATACTGATTTCACTGTGATTGGGGTGATTGGGCCATCTGGAGCTGGAAAATCAACTATTATGAACGAAATTTATGGTTTTGATTCAACTTCACCTG GGATGCTACCACCTTTTTCCACACAGTCTGAAGAGACCAGAGCCATGGCAAGGCATTGTTCTACTGGCATTGAACCTAGG CCTGTGTTTAGTGCTTCGGTTTTAGCCGAGATGATGAGACCGGATGGCTCTTCGACGATTTCAGTGATAACTGGAGAATCACTGTCAGCTGAATTGGCTCATGAGATTATGAATATTCAG CTTGCTATTCTACTTGCATCTATATGCCATGTTGTGCTGGTGGTGTCAGATGGAGTTCATGATGATAGCATGTGGCATTTGATGTTGACG GCTGACTTGTTGAAGCATGGGATACCAGACCCATCCTTGCCGGCTTCATCACTTTCACAGAGCTCTAATTTGGGGCTTGAAAAAGATTACAAAGTTCCTGAACGTGAAGAGTACATGGCTACCCCTGTGTTTGTACACAGCAA GTTGCATGATCAAGACTTTACTCCCAAAAATGTTGTGCAGTTGAGAAGGGCACTTTTGCAGTATTTCAAAGCATCCTCATTTGCGAGAGAACACACTGGAAGCAAGCCAGGGGAACAAAATACAAGTCATATGGATTCTGGCATGCTAAATATGCATGCGATCCCATTCAAGCAAAAGGAAGAAAATCCAAGAGCTCGGCATGAAAGTTACATATCTGCATTATGGAAATTACGGGATCAG ATTTTATCGATGAAGCCGCCATCTTTCACGAGACCTGTGTCTGAGCGTGAATGGTTGAAGAATTCAGTCAAGATATGGGAACAAATAAAGAGTTCCCCAACCATATTGGATTACTGCAGAACACTACAACATTCTGGCATGTTTAGGAGGTAG